The following are from one region of the Salvelinus fontinalis isolate EN_2023a chromosome 5, ASM2944872v1, whole genome shotgun sequence genome:
- the LOC129855312 gene encoding CMRF35-like molecule 9, translating to MVSLYLLILVFVHGPSGCNSLWTVTKSTAKSGGAITIPCHYHRMFRDHAKYWCKGRTWPLCTVMASTDPRRSRGGMSITDIPEELVFTVTMENLQETDTNRYWCALKVGRIGKPDVKVSMDLTVTQGSPDLSVVDELVSGEEGGSVSVQCLYSDTLRGKEKKWCRSGDRHSCQTQTDTSQNASVVISDGKRGVFNVTMKELEKKDAGWYWCSVGDLQAAVYINVTQRSTAHRNTAEAVITPTLPMSHSAFSTFTDSTATSASKTNPSATVDSALTTSYGSATPFPSVSVPYITIHSSTLTSSLTTVVPTCCPATESTATNKTIRNLPWHAPILIVLAMVLLVILVMAAVNIYRSSRNNIRPVEGEMTELVINQDQ from the exons GTTGCAACAGTCTTTGGACGGTGACAAAAAGTACTGCAAAGAGTGGCGGAGCCATCACGATCCCCTGTCACTACCACCGCATGTTCAGAGACCATGCCAAATACTGGTGTAAGGGCAGAACTTGGCCCTTATGTACAGTGATGGCAAGCACCGACCCAAGGCGGAGCAGAGGAGGCATGTCAATCACAGACATCCCAGAGGAGCTGGTCTTCACTGTGACCATGGAGAACCTACAGGAAACTGACACCAACAGGTACTGGTGTGCTCTGAAAGTGGGCAGGATAGGCAAGCCAGATGTTAAAGTTTCCATGGACCTCACAGTCACCCAAG GCTCTCCTGATCTGTCAGTGGTTGATGAGCTGGTATCTGGTGAGGAGGGGGGCAGTGTCAGTGTACAGTGTCTCTACAGTGACACGCTCAGAGGCAAAGAGAAGAAGTGGTGCAGGAGTGGGGACCGGCATTCctgtcagacacagacagacactagccAGAATGCATCTGTTGTGATCAGTGATGGCAAGAGGGGAGTGTTCAATGTGACAATGAAAGAACTAGAGAAGAAAGATGCAGGCTGGTATTGGTGCTCTGTTGGAGACCTACAGGCTGCAGTTTATATCAACGTCACTCAGAGATCCAcagcacacaggaacactgcaG AAGCAGTGATTACTCCAACGCTGCCCATGTCACACTCCGCATTCTCGACATTCACAGACTCCACAGCTACCTCTGCCTCAAAGACAAACCCTTCCGCCACAGTAGACTCTGCTCTGACAACATCCTATGGCTCTGCAACTCCATTTCCATCCGTCTCAGTTCCATACATCACAATCcattcttccacactgacttctTCACTAACAACAGTAGTACCTACATGCTGTCCTGCTACTGAATCTACAGCTACTAACAAGACAATCAG AAACCTGCCCTGGCATGCTCCTATTCTCATTGTGTTGGCCATGGTGTTGTTGGTTATTCTTGTTATGGCTGCAGTTAACATCTATAGATCTTCCAGGAATA ATATCAGACCTGTGGAAGGAGAGATGACTGAGCTGGTGATAAATCAAGATCAATAA